The DNA window GCCGGCTTCCCGATCTGGGGCACGCTGATCGCACTCTTGCACAGGGGCACGCCAGTGTTCGGCATGATGCACCAGCCCTATATCGGCGAACGTTTCAGCGGTGACAGCGGCTCGGCGCATTACCGCGGGCCGACGGGCGAACGGAAGCTGGCGGTGCGGCGCTGTGCTTCGTTACAGGATGCAACGCTGTTCACCACCAGTCCGCTGCTGATGAATGCCACCGATCGCGCCACTTTCGGCCGCGTTGAACAAGCGGTGCGGCTGACCCGTTACGGCGGCGACTGCTATTCCTACTGCATGCTCGCCGCCGGCCATCTCGATCTTGTCATCGAGACCGAACTGAAACCCTACGATATCGCGGCGCTGATCCCGATCATCACCGGTGCGGGGGGCATCGTCACCACCTGGGAAGGCAAGCCCGCACAAGGCGGCGGCCGGATCATCGCCGCCGGCGATCCGCGCGTGCACGAAGCCGCGCTCAAATTACTCAACGGCTAGCTGGTGCCAGGCCAGCGCCCTATTGCGCGGCGCTACGCAAATGCTCGACCAATTGCTTTGCCGGCCGCGGCAGCGACTTGAAGCTGCGCGCGCAGATGACAAGCTTGCGGTTGGCCCAACTGTCCCTGATCCTGACCGTTGCGATCGGCATGGATTGTGCGCAGCGCCTCGCGGCGGCTTCCGGAACGACCGCGATGCCGACATCCGCCGCCACCATCTGGCAGATCGCATCAAAGTCTCGCAGGCGAGCCCGGAAACGCAGGCGCATGCCAAGCCGCGCGGCGTGTTTGGCGATATGCAGCTGCAGCGCGGTCGAATTCGTCAAACCGACGAAGTCGTGATCGGCGACTTCCTGAAAATCGATCTGGCGGCGACCGGCAAACGTCCCGCGCCGCGCCGTCACCAGCGTCAAGCGATCCTCGCTAAAAACAAACCGCTCGACATTTTCAGGCAACGCATGTTCGGCGGCAAAGCCGAGATCCGCCGCGCCGGTCGCAATCGCCGCGGCGATATCGGTGCTCTCGCGTTCCTCGACATCGACATTGGTGTCGGGATGTGCGCGCAAGAACGCCGCGAGCGCCT is part of the Bradyrhizobium canariense genome and encodes:
- a CDS encoding LysR substrate-binding domain-containing protein; the encoded protein is MRFDLVDLQLFIAVADARSITRGALAAHLALASASARIKGLEDALGVMLLKRGRRGVELTAAGESLLDHARVVIHHVDAMRGDLAAFASGAKASVHLLANTSGLSEHLPKALAAFLRAHPDTNVDVEERESTDIAAAIATGAADLGFAAEHALPENVERFVFSEDRLTLVTARRGTFAGRRQIDFQEVADHDFVGLTNSTALQLHIAKHAARLGMRLRFRARLRDFDAICQMVAADVGIAVVPEAAARRCAQSMPIATVRIRDSWANRKLVICARSFKSLPRPAKQLVEHLRSAAQ
- the hisN gene encoding histidinol-phosphatase, whose amino-acid sequence is MTVIDFTAFIGRLATASGETILPFFRTSLSIDNKSVSHDFDPVTEADRAAEAVMRRLIKANFPQHGIVGEEFGSEHEDAEYVWVLDPIDGTKSFIAGFPIWGTLIALLHRGTPVFGMMHQPYIGERFSGDSGSAHYRGPTGERKLAVRRCASLQDATLFTTSPLLMNATDRATFGRVEQAVRLTRYGGDCYSYCMLAAGHLDLVIETELKPYDIAALIPIITGAGGIVTTWEGKPAQGGGRIIAAGDPRVHEAALKLLNG